In Flammeovirgaceae bacterium 311, one DNA window encodes the following:
- a CDS encoding ribosome-binding factor A (COG0858 Ribosome-binding factor A): protein MSESKRQQKFSRLLQKELSEIFQRDIPHLFKNTMVTVTDVRVSPDLSVAKAFLSFMLAPNQQQLLEVVNERKSEVRNMLGRRIRKEVRHVPELVFFLNESADYAAHMDRVISNLDIPPAPENEEEDEKE from the coding sequence ATGAGTGAAAGCAAAAGACAGCAGAAATTCAGTCGATTATTACAGAAAGAATTAAGTGAAATTTTTCAACGCGATATTCCACATTTATTCAAAAATACAATGGTTACGGTAACCGATGTACGCGTTAGCCCCGACTTAAGCGTAGCCAAGGCATTTTTAAGTTTTATGCTCGCCCCCAACCAACAGCAACTGCTGGAAGTGGTAAATGAGCGAAAAAGTGAAGTGAGAAACATGCTGGGGCGCCGCATCCGCAAAGAGGTGCGCCATGTACCGGAACTTGTATTTTTCCTGAATGAAAGTGCAGATTACGCTGCCCACATGGACCGGGTGATCAGCAACCTGGATATACCACCGGCACCCGAAAATGAGGAGGAGGACGAGAAAGAGTGA
- a CDS encoding sugar-phosphate isomerase, rpib/laca/lacb family protein (COG0698 Ribose 5-phosphate isomerase RpiB), which translates to MSKKIAIGGDHAGFDYKQRLIEHLQQQGYTVEDFGPGSDASVDYPDHAHPLSEAVANKSQELGILICGSGNGVCMTANKHQGIRAGLCWNEEVAALIRQHNNANVLCIPARFVDFEKALKIADTFLTTEFEGGRHGRRVDKIAC; encoded by the coding sequence ATGAGCAAGAAAATAGCAATTGGAGGCGACCACGCTGGTTTTGACTATAAGCAGCGCCTTATTGAACACCTGCAGCAACAGGGATATACTGTAGAAGACTTTGGCCCCGGCAGCGATGCATCGGTAGATTACCCCGACCACGCACACCCGCTATCAGAAGCAGTAGCCAATAAAAGCCAGGAGCTGGGCATTTTAATCTGCGGCAGCGGCAACGGTGTATGCATGACGGCCAACAAACACCAGGGCATTCGTGCCGGACTCTGCTGGAACGAAGAAGTAGCGGCCCTGATCCGCCAGCATAATAACGCTAATGTGCTGTGTATACCTGCCCGCTTCGTTGATTTTGAGAAGGCCCTAAAAATAGCCGATACCTTTCTGACTACAGAATTCGAAGGCGGACGCCACGGTCGCCGTGTAGACAAGATTGCCTGCTGA
- a CDS encoding methylated DNA-protein cysteinemethyltransferase (COG0350 Methylated DNA-protein cysteine methyltransferase) encodes MHELLYNSPIGPLLITGSEAGIRSVRFHQGAAPDYPKGEAVYECIEEAVEQLTEYFCQLRHQFDLKMDLQGTTFQLSVWSMLQSIRWGQTLSYAQLADRIGATGAARAVGMANAQNPCLIILPCHRVIGSNGVLTGYSGGLLRKQWLLQHEQQVLQLNLFS; translated from the coding sequence ATGCACGAATTACTCTACAACTCTCCGATAGGCCCCTTACTCATTACCGGCAGTGAGGCTGGCATACGATCCGTTCGCTTTCACCAGGGTGCTGCTCCCGATTATCCCAAAGGAGAGGCCGTATACGAATGTATTGAAGAGGCTGTGGAACAACTCACGGAATACTTCTGCCAGTTACGCCACCAGTTCGATCTGAAGATGGATTTGCAGGGCACCACTTTTCAGCTGTCTGTATGGAGCATGCTGCAGAGCATTCGCTGGGGTCAAACGCTCAGCTATGCACAGCTGGCCGACCGAATAGGAGCAACTGGAGCCGCCAGAGCGGTAGGAATGGCAAATGCTCAGAATCCATGCCTTATTATTTTGCCCTGCCACCGGGTGATTGGCAGCAACGGTGTGCTTACAGGCTATTCCGGAGGCCTACTACGTAAACAATGGCTGCTACAGCACGAACAGCAAGTGCTGCAGCTTAACCTTTTCAGCTAA
- a CDS encoding tRNA/rRNA cytosine-C5-methylase (COG0144 tRNA and rRNA cytosine-C5-methylases) — protein MNLPPLFAERMQQQLGTQYDNFVQALAEEAPVSVRLNRHKWQGAVPYAPVPWTESGYYLPERPLFALDPLWHAGAYYVQEASSMFLEQAFKQYLTGHNPLLALDLCGAPGGKSTHISTLLPEGSLLVSNEVIRSRANILAENIQKWGLGNTLVTNSDPHDFARLEGQFDVMVVDAPCSGEGLFRRDAAAQDEWSPANIQLCMERQRRILMDVWPALKQGGLLVYSTCTYNLQENEENLQWLSKQESVKSLPLNIPESWGVEETQLSGIRGYRFYPHRLKGEGFFMAVLQKQGGNLVGRLPKVRKARLAAPPKGMVPNVQPWLLDGTHWDVLQEGSLLTAFSKEWVAEIQVLYDQLRVVYGGIQIAEPKGKSLIPQPALALSTYLNTTAFPTIDVDLPTALRFLRRDDILPEDAPDGWVLVCYRNIGMGWLKMMKNRSNNYWPTYWRIRMELPTEQQRLVLPV, from the coding sequence ATGAACCTCCCGCCCCTCTTTGCCGAACGTATGCAGCAACAGCTGGGTACTCAGTACGACAACTTTGTGCAGGCACTTGCAGAGGAGGCACCGGTGAGCGTACGGCTAAACAGGCATAAATGGCAGGGAGCAGTGCCCTACGCACCGGTACCCTGGACAGAAAGTGGTTATTACCTGCCCGAGCGGCCGCTCTTTGCTCTGGACCCACTCTGGCATGCTGGCGCCTATTATGTACAGGAGGCCAGCAGTATGTTTCTGGAGCAGGCTTTTAAACAGTACCTGACGGGCCATAACCCACTGCTGGCGCTTGACCTGTGTGGTGCTCCCGGAGGGAAAAGCACACACATTAGTACTCTGCTTCCAGAGGGCAGCCTGCTGGTGAGCAACGAGGTAATCCGCAGCCGTGCCAATATTCTGGCTGAGAATATACAAAAGTGGGGCCTGGGGAATACCCTGGTCACCAACAGTGATCCGCATGACTTTGCCAGGCTGGAGGGCCAGTTTGATGTAATGGTAGTAGATGCTCCCTGCAGCGGCGAAGGCTTATTCAGAAGGGATGCTGCTGCACAGGATGAGTGGTCGCCGGCTAACATACAGCTTTGTATGGAACGGCAACGGCGCATCCTGATGGATGTCTGGCCGGCTTTAAAGCAGGGGGGCCTGCTCGTATACAGTACCTGCACCTATAACCTGCAGGAGAATGAAGAAAATCTGCAGTGGCTAAGCAAGCAGGAGTCAGTTAAAAGTCTGCCGTTGAATATTCCCGAAAGCTGGGGTGTGGAAGAAACACAACTTAGTGGCATCAGGGGCTACCGTTTTTACCCGCACCGGCTAAAGGGAGAAGGCTTCTTTATGGCTGTGCTGCAAAAACAAGGCGGCAACCTGGTAGGACGTTTGCCCAAAGTACGTAAAGCCCGTTTGGCTGCTCCGCCTAAAGGGATGGTTCCTAATGTACAGCCCTGGCTGCTGGATGGCACCCACTGGGATGTATTACAGGAAGGTTCTCTGTTAACAGCATTTTCAAAAGAGTGGGTAGCAGAAATACAGGTGCTTTATGATCAGCTGCGGGTGGTATACGGCGGCATTCAGATAGCAGAACCCAAAGGTAAAAGCCTGATTCCGCAGCCGGCACTGGCCCTTAGTACCTACCTGAACACCACTGCTTTTCCAACCATCGATGTAGACCTGCCTACGGCACTTCGTTTTCTCCGCAGAGACGATATTTTACCCGAAGACGCTCCCGATGGCTGGGTGCTTGTTTGCTACCGCAACATAGGCATGGGCTGGCTTAAGATGATGAAGAACCGCAGCAACAACTACTGGCCCACCTACTGGCGTATCCGCATGGAGCTGCCTACCGAACAGCAGCGGCTTGTTTTACCTGTATAA
- a CDS encoding snf2-related protein (COG0553 Superfamily II DNA/RNA helicases, SNF2 family): protein MKVSISKPFKLIYSLYAHEYLGYLFESFVVQLDDAGQLSFLHQNISYKNAAEFASGLDEKDYELIRIMDSMQQDVVIKQFWNKKVNPSEFFLKVYNQEKGNKPIQEEIERYLEHRRAQVLERMQGKLLFEMGNDGEPAWRQIQVMSQQATVLFHFRRNEISTHYFPTIKYGGQKLDFQRKGAYLICKEPAWMVLNNRLYTFEQEVDGKKLQPFLHKQYIEVPRKVEDTYYRRFVAPLISQFDVLAVGFQIKEETYSPQPVLTFSELAEAQTAELLLYDGSNGHSNGETVATASTNGGKILFNLSFRYGTYLFKADTNSDTSVRVEQLGSEYIFHKVKRHTSDEKRILKLLRDTGLDIRHARTMLPKQQAFSWLNTYRRQLEELGFSVGQHEADGKRYFLGESSIHIEVRENIDWFDIYAVIRFGPYEITFQELRRHIMRRQTEIKLPNGEVAVIPEQWFLDYSELFAFAEDNRDQENMLLRKHHLALVQDLQNGNLAQVTMSRKLQMLRDFEEIEDHPVPQKFLGQLRPYQKAGYNWLQFLNKYGFGGCLADDMGLGKTVQTLAMLQAQKEIGQEGTTLLVMPTSLIYNWEMEAKRFTPNLRVHLYTGTGRNKDVSRFKNYDLVLSSYGIVRLDIEELQKFYFNYVILDESQAIKNPGSNIAKAVRELKSRRRLILTGTPLENSTMDLWSQMHFINPGLLGNQTFFRNEFLNPIEKKQDETKTGKLYSIIKPFILRRQKTQVATELPDKVENIRYCSMTEEQAEKYEEAKNYYRSHILDQIDLHGVKKSQFVLLQGLTKLRQIANHPYMVDEAYKDGSGKMEEVLDMLQNAISEGHKILVFSQFVKHLNLVRKYLDAEKIAYAYLDGATKDRQAEVENFQNNPKLRIFLISLKAGGVGLNLTKADYVFLLDPWWNPAIEQQAIDRAHRIGQENRVFTYKFITKDTVEEKILALQQHKTSLADNLITTEESFVKTLSKEDIDNILA, encoded by the coding sequence ATGAAAGTTAGCATCTCTAAGCCTTTTAAACTCATCTATTCGTTGTATGCGCACGAATACCTGGGTTATTTATTTGAATCATTCGTGGTTCAGCTCGACGATGCGGGACAACTATCGTTTCTGCACCAGAACATCTCCTATAAAAATGCTGCTGAATTTGCCTCCGGACTGGATGAGAAAGACTATGAGCTTATCCGTATCATGGACAGCATGCAGCAGGATGTGGTGATTAAACAGTTCTGGAATAAAAAAGTAAATCCAAGTGAATTCTTTCTAAAGGTTTATAATCAGGAAAAAGGAAATAAGCCGATACAGGAAGAAATAGAGCGCTACCTGGAACACCGCAGGGCACAGGTTCTGGAGCGCATGCAGGGTAAGCTGCTCTTTGAAATGGGTAATGATGGCGAACCTGCCTGGCGGCAGATACAGGTGATGTCGCAGCAGGCCACCGTACTTTTCCATTTCAGAAGAAATGAAATAAGCACCCACTACTTCCCGACTATTAAATATGGTGGTCAAAAGCTTGATTTTCAGCGCAAAGGTGCTTACCTGATCTGTAAAGAACCTGCCTGGATGGTGCTTAATAACAGGCTCTATACTTTTGAGCAGGAGGTTGATGGTAAAAAACTGCAGCCTTTTTTACATAAGCAGTACATAGAGGTGCCCCGTAAAGTAGAGGATACCTATTACCGCCGCTTTGTAGCACCGCTTATCTCGCAGTTTGATGTACTGGCAGTAGGCTTCCAGATAAAAGAAGAAACTTATTCGCCCCAGCCAGTGCTCACTTTTTCTGAACTGGCCGAAGCACAAACAGCCGAGCTGCTGCTTTACGATGGCAGTAACGGGCACAGCAATGGAGAAACAGTAGCTACTGCCAGCACCAATGGCGGAAAGATTCTCTTTAACCTCTCCTTTCGCTACGGCACCTATTTATTTAAGGCCGATACCAATTCTGATACCAGCGTTCGGGTAGAACAGCTTGGCAGTGAATATATCTTTCATAAGGTAAAACGACATACTTCTGACGAAAAGCGGATCCTGAAGCTGCTGCGAGATACCGGCCTTGACATCAGGCATGCCCGTACCATGCTGCCCAAGCAACAGGCATTCAGTTGGTTAAATACCTACAGGCGCCAGCTGGAAGAGCTTGGCTTTAGTGTTGGCCAGCACGAGGCCGATGGCAAGCGCTACTTTCTGGGCGAATCTTCCATACATATAGAAGTACGGGAGAACATTGACTGGTTTGATATATATGCCGTAATCCGCTTTGGACCTTACGAAATTACATTCCAGGAATTGCGCAGGCACATTATGCGCCGCCAGACAGAGATAAAACTGCCTAATGGCGAGGTGGCCGTAATCCCGGAACAGTGGTTTTTGGATTACAGCGAGCTCTTTGCCTTTGCGGAAGACAACCGCGACCAGGAGAACATGCTATTGCGCAAGCACCACCTGGCCCTGGTACAGGACCTGCAAAACGGCAACCTGGCCCAGGTAACCATGAGCCGTAAGCTGCAGATGCTGCGCGATTTTGAAGAAATTGAAGATCACCCCGTTCCGCAAAAATTTCTGGGGCAGCTGCGCCCTTACCAAAAAGCCGGCTACAACTGGCTGCAGTTCCTGAACAAATATGGCTTTGGCGGCTGCCTTGCCGACGATATGGGTCTGGGTAAAACCGTTCAGACCCTGGCCATGCTGCAGGCCCAGAAAGAGATAGGTCAGGAAGGCACCACCCTGCTGGTAATGCCTACCTCGCTCATCTACAACTGGGAGATGGAGGCAAAACGCTTTACCCCTAACCTGCGGGTGCACCTCTACACCGGCACCGGCCGTAATAAAGATGTTAGCCGCTTTAAGAACTACGACCTGGTGCTTAGCTCCTATGGTATTGTGCGCCTCGATATTGAGGAGCTGCAGAAGTTCTATTTTAATTATGTGATCCTGGACGAATCGCAGGCCATCAAAAATCCGGGCAGCAACATTGCCAAGGCCGTACGCGAGCTCAAGAGCCGCCGCCGGCTGATCCTGACCGGTACGCCGCTGGAAAACAGCACCATGGACCTGTGGTCTCAGATGCACTTTATCAACCCGGGCCTGCTGGGCAACCAAACTTTTTTCCGCAACGAGTTTCTTAACCCGATAGAGAAAAAGCAGGACGAAACTAAAACCGGCAAGCTCTACAGCATTATTAAGCCTTTTATTCTGCGGCGCCAGAAAACGCAGGTAGCTACCGAACTGCCCGATAAAGTAGAGAACATCCGCTACTGCAGCATGACGGAAGAGCAGGCCGAGAAGTATGAAGAAGCCAAAAACTACTACCGCAGCCACATTCTGGACCAGATAGATCTGCACGGGGTTAAAAAATCGCAGTTTGTGCTGCTGCAGGGGCTCACCAAACTACGCCAGATTGCCAACCACCCTTATATGGTGGACGAAGCCTACAAAGACGGCAGTGGCAAAATGGAAGAAGTGCTGGATATGCTGCAGAATGCCATCTCGGAGGGGCACAAGATATTGGTGTTCAGCCAGTTTGTAAAACACCTTAACCTGGTGCGCAAATACCTGGATGCTGAAAAGATAGCCTACGCCTACCTGGATGGCGCCACCAAAGACCGGCAGGCAGAGGTGGAGAATTTTCAGAACAACCCTAAACTGCGTATTTTCCTGATCTCCCTGAAAGCAGGTGGGGTGGGGCTTAACCTCACCAAAGCAGATTATGTATTTCTGCTCGATCCCTGGTGGAATCCTGCCATTGAGCAGCAGGCCATCGACCGGGCGCACCGCATCGGGCAGGAGAACCGTGTATTCACTTATAAGTTTATTACCAAAGACACGGTAGAAGAAAAGATTCTGGCCCTGCAGCAGCATAAAACCAGCCTGGCCGATAACCTCATTACCACCGAAGAAAGCTTTGTAAAAACCCTTAGCAAGGAAGATATAGATAACATACTGGCTTAA
- a CDS encoding isochorismatase hydrolase (COG1335 Amidases related to nicotinamidase) — MKSVATALLLIDVQQGFYNQDYWGGNRNNPGAEANIEKLLLHWRAQALPVLHVKHDSVNPASPLHPSHAGNAFMDVAVPKQGEPLFPKQVNSAFIGTGLKEYLDELGITKLLIVGLTSNHCVSTTARMAGNFGYDVYVAEDATATFDRISFDGKLFKAQDIHEISLANLHGEFATIVKTEEMILHHTNTFSHAGA, encoded by the coding sequence ATGAAATCAGTCGCTACTGCCCTGCTGCTTATTGATGTTCAGCAGGGATTTTACAACCAAGACTACTGGGGCGGCAACAGAAACAACCCGGGGGCTGAAGCAAACATAGAGAAACTCTTATTGCACTGGCGCGCACAGGCACTGCCCGTTCTCCATGTTAAACATGATTCTGTGAATCCTGCATCTCCTCTGCATCCTTCTCATGCGGGTAATGCATTCATGGACGTTGCTGTGCCAAAACAGGGAGAACCCTTATTTCCAAAGCAGGTAAACAGTGCTTTTATAGGTACAGGCCTGAAAGAATATCTTGACGAGCTTGGGATTACAAAGCTCCTGATCGTGGGCCTCACAAGCAACCATTGCGTTTCTACTACTGCTCGTATGGCCGGCAATTTTGGTTATGATGTTTATGTTGCCGAAGATGCAACTGCCACCTTCGACAGGATAAGTTTTGATGGAAAGCTGTTCAAGGCACAGGATATTCATGAAATCTCTCTTGCAAATCTTCATGGAGAGTTTGCCACCATTGTAAAAACTGAAGAAATGATTTTGCACCACACCAATACATTTAGCCATGCCGGAGCATAA
- a CDS encoding lipoprotein release ABC transporter permease (COG4591 ABC-type transport system, involved in lipoprotein release, permease component) — protein MNLPFYIARRYFRSKKKKTFINIISIISMLVVAVGTCALIIVLSVFNGLEDLIRSLYNTFDAELRIVAEKGKTFELTPELLELVRTTEGVEILTEVAEDNALIRYQDAEKVVKIKGVGPNFMEQGRMQGTLLQGELSLQKGNTAVAIIGAGVRNALSVALENDFYVLRIYYPRNVRPGTLDPSKYYVQQNIKPGGVFSIEKQYDDNYVFVPLEFALNLFDYGNRRSSLEIKTTDKVSIARVQRRLKERLPEGFLVQNSDEQHSSLLKAIKIEKLFVYLAFTFILAVASFNIFFSLTMLAIDKKRDIAVLFSMGASPGLVRRIFLYEGAIIAFTGALLGLILGIVIVLIQEEWGLVGMGMQTSVESAYPVQLMWTDLLFTAISTAFITLLASFHPASLAARTPTAQHI, from the coding sequence GTGAACCTGCCTTTTTACATTGCCCGGAGGTACTTCCGGTCTAAAAAGAAAAAGACTTTTATCAACATTATCTCCATCATCAGCATGCTGGTGGTGGCGGTGGGCACCTGTGCCCTTATTATTGTGCTGTCGGTGTTTAACGGCCTCGAAGATCTGATCCGCTCGCTCTACAACACCTTTGATGCCGAATTGCGGATTGTTGCCGAAAAAGGAAAAACCTTTGAGCTAACACCCGAACTGCTGGAGCTTGTAAGAACTACCGAAGGTGTTGAAATACTTACTGAAGTAGCCGAAGACAATGCCCTGATCCGTTACCAGGATGCCGAAAAGGTAGTAAAGATTAAGGGTGTGGGACCAAATTTTATGGAGCAGGGCCGCATGCAGGGTACGCTGCTGCAGGGTGAACTAAGTCTTCAGAAGGGAAATACTGCAGTTGCCATCATAGGTGCCGGTGTTAGAAATGCGCTTTCTGTAGCCCTGGAAAATGATTTTTACGTACTGCGTATTTATTATCCTCGCAATGTAAGGCCCGGTACCTTAGACCCGAGCAAATACTACGTACAGCAAAACATAAAGCCCGGGGGTGTATTCAGCATAGAGAAGCAGTATGATGACAACTATGTATTTGTGCCCCTTGAGTTTGCCCTGAACCTGTTTGATTATGGCAACCGCCGCAGTTCGCTCGAGATAAAAACTACTGATAAAGTAAGTATAGCACGGGTACAAAGACGGCTGAAGGAGCGGCTCCCGGAAGGCTTTCTGGTGCAAAACAGCGATGAACAGCACAGCAGCCTGCTAAAGGCAATCAAGATTGAAAAGCTGTTTGTGTACCTGGCCTTTACTTTTATTCTGGCAGTTGCCTCGTTTAATATCTTCTTTTCGCTTACCATGCTGGCTATTGATAAGAAGCGCGATATTGCTGTGCTCTTTTCAATGGGCGCATCGCCGGGACTGGTGCGCCGCATTTTTCTGTACGAAGGTGCCATCATTGCCTTTACAGGTGCTTTGCTGGGCCTGATTCTGGGTATCGTCATTGTGCTTATACAGGAAGAATGGGGCCTGGTTGGCATGGGCATGCAAACATCAGTAGAAAGTGCTTATCCTGTTCAGCTTATGTGGACAGACCTGCTGTTTACTGCCATCAGCACTGCATTCATTACGTTACTTGCTTCTTTTCACCCGGCATCTCTGGCAGCACGTACGCCTACCGCACAGCATATCTAA
- a CDS encoding pyridoxamine 5'-phosphate oxidase-related FMN-binding protein (COG3467 Predicted flavin-nucleotide-binding protein), which translates to MPEHKPTPLTTISRHAHRGVYDWETIYAILDEAIDVTIAYAAHSTAMAIPTGFVRMDDKIYIHASVKSHFIQQLCQQEKVCLTVSLLDGMVLANTAFNHSFNYRSVIAFSKAFEVEDPDQKMEILKAFTDKLLPGRWEDDIKRPTPEELKITSVLGFSLEEASAKIRQGAAGNNQQEAHRKVWTGYVPLQRSWGAPVKNADTDPFVEEPDYLLNLYAAQVKQ; encoded by the coding sequence ATGCCGGAGCATAAACCCACCCCCCTCACCACCATAAGCCGCCATGCACACCGCGGCGTTTACGATTGGGAAACCATTTATGCCATTCTGGACGAAGCCATAGACGTTACCATTGCGTATGCTGCCCACAGCACAGCCATGGCTATTCCTACAGGTTTTGTAAGGATGGATGATAAAATATACATCCACGCATCGGTAAAGAGTCATTTTATACAGCAGCTGTGCCAGCAGGAAAAGGTTTGCCTCACAGTGTCGTTGCTGGATGGCATGGTGCTGGCTAACACTGCTTTTAACCACTCTTTTAACTATCGTTCGGTAATAGCCTTTTCCAAAGCTTTTGAGGTAGAAGACCCGGATCAGAAAATGGAGATCCTAAAAGCCTTTACCGATAAACTGCTGCCGGGCCGCTGGGAAGACGACATTAAAAGGCCTACACCGGAAGAACTGAAAATAACATCAGTGCTTGGCTTTTCACTGGAGGAAGCATCGGCAAAAATCAGGCAGGGCGCTGCCGGCAACAATCAGCAGGAAGCGCACAGAAAAGTATGGACGGGCTATGTACCACTGCAGCGCTCCTGGGGTGCGCCTGTTAAAAATGCTGATACAGATCCTTTTGTAGAGGAACCAGACTACCTCCTGAACCTATATGCAGCGCAGGTAAAGCAGTAA
- a CDS encoding colanic acid biosynthesis glycosyl transferase (COG0463 Glycosyltransferases involved in cell wall biogenesis), translating into MPEVSAGGNNMELSIITINLNNSAGLETTVDSVLQQSYKQLEYIVVDGGSTDGSVDILKKYNDKLTSWISEQDTGMYAAMNKGIRAASGKYLLFLNSGDYLCNEQVVEQLLSHSRGDADLIYGNLLRVFPNGMRDKVKMPETLTVETMIRGTLCHPVTLIRKDLFDTYGLYDESIRIVSDWAFFLKLIVNGKVTTQYLDTDVAVYSMDGISSKLSNAPLIEAERTRILRQYLPPAYAPLIEEVQKNHSGAPQYSVQALQERLEDRGGLSSKLLLPIFRTVVKGVKSLRSLRRSLETSLAYKAYKEAHQEACHAIPIIINNRNHLTYLKRLIHSLEKKGYHNIFIIDNASAYPPLLAYYKQTPYKVFYLQKNVGYCALWDTPIFEQFRDQYYIYTDSDLELAEECPEDFMVAMHYLLNRRRYSKIGKVGLSLLINDLPAHFNNRAEVIAWEEQFWRQRVEKLAFSAPVDTTFALYRPGSFGPASMVPALRMDYPYSARHLPWYENTGSLSPEQQYYYQHARASSHWSSKALPL; encoded by the coding sequence ATGCCTGAAGTGTCCGCCGGAGGGAACAATATGGAGCTTAGCATCATTACCATCAATCTTAACAACAGTGCAGGCCTTGAAACAACAGTTGACAGTGTACTGCAGCAAAGCTATAAGCAGCTGGAATATATTGTTGTTGATGGTGGCTCCACAGATGGTAGTGTTGATATTTTAAAGAAGTACAACGATAAATTAACGTCCTGGATAAGCGAGCAGGATACTGGTATGTATGCTGCCATGAACAAGGGCATTAGGGCAGCCAGTGGCAAATACCTGCTTTTTTTAAACAGCGGCGATTATTTATGTAATGAGCAGGTTGTTGAGCAGCTGCTAAGCCATAGCAGGGGAGATGCAGACCTGATCTACGGCAACCTGCTGCGGGTATTTCCCAATGGCATGCGCGATAAAGTGAAGATGCCGGAAACTCTTACGGTAGAAACCATGATAAGGGGAACGCTGTGCCACCCGGTTACGCTTATCAGAAAAGACCTTTTTGACACCTACGGACTTTATGACGAGAGCATCAGGATCGTTTCCGATTGGGCATTCTTTCTAAAACTAATCGTTAATGGAAAGGTAACTACTCAATATCTGGATACTGATGTAGCGGTTTACAGCATGGATGGCATCAGCAGCAAACTATCCAACGCCCCACTGATAGAAGCAGAGAGAACCCGAATACTCCGGCAGTATCTGCCGCCTGCTTACGCCCCACTGATTGAGGAGGTACAAAAAAACCACTCCGGAGCTCCCCAGTACAGTGTACAGGCCCTGCAGGAGCGACTGGAAGATAGAGGAGGTTTGTCCAGTAAGCTGCTACTTCCCATTTTCAGAACAGTGGTAAAGGGTGTAAAGAGCCTTCGTTCCCTCAGGAGATCGCTGGAAACAAGCTTAGCTTACAAGGCTTATAAGGAGGCACATCAGGAGGCCTGCCATGCTATTCCCATCATCATCAATAACCGCAATCACTTAACTTACCTTAAGCGACTGATCCATTCACTGGAAAAAAAGGGGTATCATAATATCTTTATCATTGATAATGCCTCTGCTTATCCGCCACTTTTAGCCTATTATAAGCAAACACCTTACAAAGTTTTTTATCTGCAGAAGAACGTTGGTTACTGCGCCCTGTGGGATACACCAATTTTTGAACAGTTCAGGGACCAGTACTATATATACACCGATAGCGATCTGGAATTAGCGGAGGAGTGCCCGGAAGATTTTATGGTGGCAATGCACTACCTGCTTAACAGGCGCAGGTACAGCAAGATAGGAAAGGTAGGCTTGTCATTGCTGATCAATGATTTACCGGCACATTTTAATAACAGAGCAGAAGTAATTGCATGGGAGGAGCAGTTCTGGCGGCAAAGAGTGGAAAAACTGGCTTTTTCAGCGCCGGTCGATACTACTTTTGCATTATACAGGCCTGGTAGTTTCGGACCCGCCTCCATGGTGCCTGCTTTAAGAATGGATTATCCCTATAGCGCCAGGCATTTACCCTGGTACGAAAATACCGGTAGCCTAAGCCCCGAACAGCAGTACTACTATCAGCATGCCCGGGCATCGTCTCACTGGAGCAGCAAAGCACTGCCCCTTTAG